The following are from one region of the Vibrio hyugaensis genome:
- the gloB gene encoding hydroxyacylglutathione hydrolase encodes MLEIKSIPAFNDNYIWLIQNSDKRCAVVDPGDAKPVLEYLQANELTLEAILITHHHNDHIGGVPDLVHAFPHVAVVGPKAEPIPTLTNAMEEGDKLELFGEIFMVLGLPGHTLGHIGYVGDGKLFCGDVLFSAGCGRIFEGTPEQMFESLSKIMKLPEETEVFCAHEYTASNVAFALAVEPDNEHLRQYRDDVNRLRGLNIPTLPTTLRKEKLINPFLRATNAEVIKSVTNRIQNSDPCSVFTALREWKNEF; translated from the coding sequence GTGTTAGAGATCAAAAGCATACCCGCATTTAATGATAATTACATCTGGCTGATTCAAAATAGCGATAAGCGATGCGCCGTGGTTGATCCGGGCGATGCTAAGCCAGTGTTGGAATATTTGCAGGCTAACGAGTTAACTTTAGAAGCGATCTTAATTACACACCACCACAACGATCACATTGGTGGCGTTCCAGATTTAGTTCATGCGTTTCCTCATGTTGCAGTGGTTGGTCCGAAAGCAGAGCCAATCCCAACCTTAACCAACGCAATGGAAGAAGGTGACAAGCTAGAACTGTTTGGCGAAATCTTCATGGTACTGGGGCTGCCTGGCCACACATTAGGTCACATTGGCTATGTTGGTGACGGTAAGTTGTTCTGTGGTGACGTGTTGTTCTCGGCGGGTTGTGGCCGAATCTTTGAAGGCACACCAGAGCAGATGTTTGAGTCACTAAGCAAAATAATGAAACTGCCGGAAGAGACAGAAGTGTTCTGCGCACATGAATACACGGCAAGTAATGTAGCATTTGCACTGGCGGTTGAGCCGGACAATGAACATTTGCGTCAGTACCGTGATGATGTAAACCGTCTACGCGGATTAAATATTCCTACCCTTCCTACGACGTTACGCAAAGAGAAGTTAATTAACCCATTCCTGCGTGCAACGAACGCAGAGGTCATAAAATCTGTAACAAACCGTATCCAAAATAGCGACCCATGCTCGGTTTTTACAGCTTTACGTGAGTGGAAGAACGAATTTTAA
- a CDS encoding class I SAM-dependent methyltransferase, with translation MKPALSNKTLQHPSTWSEMNNGPWVLESIQTRLDEWCPKLFGYHMLKLGGLSCELTSCSCNIQHQVNVDIQNPLHNVIADGYELPFLEKSFDVAVLAHQLDYASDPHRLLREVDRVMMDDGYLIITGFNPISFTGLASLLPWRRNNLPWSGRMFTANRIKDWLGVLNYQVIHCERYALFPMTRYKTMWTWLENSLGDWASPAGSLYYIVARKRTYPLKPIKPHWRLKRKLTPLGVMNREGSALEKVSSSKN, from the coding sequence ATGAAACCAGCACTCAGCAACAAAACTTTACAGCACCCGTCGACCTGGTCAGAAATGAATAACGGCCCGTGGGTACTTGAGTCAATCCAAACCCGACTCGACGAGTGGTGTCCGAAATTGTTCGGTTACCACATGCTTAAATTGGGCGGGTTGAGCTGTGAGCTAACCAGCTGTAGTTGTAACATTCAACACCAAGTCAACGTAGATATCCAGAACCCGTTGCATAATGTCATTGCAGATGGTTACGAATTACCCTTTTTAGAGAAAAGCTTTGATGTTGCGGTCCTCGCCCATCAGCTTGACTATGCAAGTGATCCCCATCGATTGCTGCGAGAAGTCGATCGCGTCATGATGGACGACGGTTATCTTATTATTACGGGATTCAACCCCATCAGTTTCACTGGACTTGCGAGTTTGTTGCCTTGGCGCAGAAATAATTTGCCTTGGAGTGGACGAATGTTCACAGCGAACCGGATTAAAGACTGGTTAGGGGTATTGAACTATCAGGTGATTCATTGCGAACGTTATGCTCTGTTTCCGATGACACGTTACAAAACCATGTGGACATGGTTGGAAAACAGCTTGGGGGATTGGGCATCGCCGGCGGGGAGTTTGTACTACATCGTCGCTCGCAAGCGAACTTACCCTCTCAAACCTATCAAGCCACATTGGCGCTTGAAGAGAAAGTTAACACCACTGGGCGTGATGAACAGAGAGGGCAGTGCGTTAGAAAAGGTATCAAGCAGTAAAAACTAA
- the rnhA gene encoding ribonuclease HI, with amino-acid sequence MTKHVEIFTDGSCLGNPGPGGYGIVLRYKQTEKTLAKGYTLTTNNRMEMLAAVVALQTLKEPCQVTLTTDSQYVRQGITQWIHNWKKRGWKTSDKKPVKNADLWQALDKETARHQVDWRWVKGHAGHRENEMCDELARIAAENPTEEDTGYQAS; translated from the coding sequence ATGACCAAACACGTTGAGATTTTCACAGACGGATCTTGTTTAGGAAATCCAGGCCCTGGCGGTTACGGCATTGTCTTGCGTTATAAGCAAACAGAAAAGACTCTCGCCAAAGGCTACACGCTCACCACAAACAACCGTATGGAAATGTTGGCCGCTGTTGTGGCGTTACAAACGCTAAAAGAGCCGTGCCAAGTGACGTTGACTACCGATAGTCAGTACGTGCGCCAAGGCATTACGCAATGGATCCACAACTGGAAGAAACGCGGTTGGAAAACGTCAGATAAAAAACCTGTGAAAAATGCCGATTTATGGCAGGCATTGGATAAAGAGACTGCTCGCCACCAAGTGGATTGGCGCTGGGTTAAAGGCCACGCGGGTCATCGTGAAAACGAAATGTGTGATGAATTAGCACGCATAGCCGCAGAAAACCCAACCGAAGAAGATACCGGTTACCAAGCGTCTTAG
- the dnaQ gene encoding DNA polymerase III subunit epsilon, with protein sequence MNTSSNSEHNRIVVLDTETTGMNLEGGPHYMGHRIIEIGAVEIINRKLTGRHFHVYLKPDREIQPDAIEVHGITDDFLVDKPDYSAVHQEFLDFIKGAELVAHNAPFDTGFMDYEFEMLNPSIGKTDDYCKVTDTLAMAKKIFPGKRNNLDVLCERYGIDNSHRTLHGALLDAEILADVYLLMTGGQTSLEFNANKKDGEAEGIRRVEGRKALKVLRATADEVEAHQKRLELVNDSIW encoded by the coding sequence ATGAATACCAGCAGCAATTCTGAACATAATCGTATTGTCGTTCTCGATACCGAAACCACGGGTATGAACCTAGAAGGTGGTCCTCACTACATGGGTCATCGCATCATCGAAATTGGTGCCGTGGAGATCATCAACCGTAAGCTGACTGGTCGTCACTTTCACGTTTACCTAAAACCTGACCGTGAAATCCAACCAGACGCGATTGAAGTCCACGGTATTACCGATGACTTCTTGGTCGACAAGCCAGATTACTCAGCCGTACACCAAGAGTTTCTCGACTTTATCAAAGGTGCCGAGTTGGTTGCCCACAACGCGCCCTTCGATACCGGCTTCATGGATTATGAGTTTGAAATGCTCAATCCAAGCATTGGTAAGACGGATGACTACTGTAAGGTGACCGATACCCTTGCCATGGCGAAGAAAATCTTCCCGGGCAAGCGAAACAACCTCGACGTCTTGTGTGAACGTTACGGCATTGATAACTCACACCGTACTCTCCACGGGGCATTGCTCGATGCGGAGATTCTAGCTGACGTTTACCTCCTAATGACGGGTGGTCAAACGAGTCTAGAATTCAACGCCAACAAAAAAGACGGTGAAGCGGAAGGCATTCGTCGTGTTGAAGGAAGAAAAGCGCTAAAGGTTTTGCGTGCAACTGCCGATGAAGTAGAAGCACACCAGAAAAGACTCGAACTGGTGAACGACAGTATTTGGTAG